Proteins from one Leptospira wolffii serovar Khorat str. Khorat-H2 genomic window:
- a CDS encoding SRPBCC domain-containing protein, with translation MRTLKTIAHENFSIERIYNATAKAVYSAWASSEAKSHWFFGPKEWKLIRRELDFRVGGIEILHGKFGDTMETLYTARFHELLEDTRLVFVYDMHLNGVLYSVSLISVQIENLGPKRTKLVFTEHVAFLDGSTDGASSVASREAGTAVHLDKLTEYLSELESGE, from the coding sequence ATGAGGACTCTAAAGACGATTGCCCATGAGAATTTCAGCATCGAGAGAATCTATAATGCGACCGCAAAAGCGGTCTATTCTGCTTGGGCAAGCTCGGAAGCCAAATCTCATTGGTTCTTCGGGCCGAAAGAATGGAAACTAATCAGGAGAGAATTGGATTTTCGTGTGGGAGGAATCGAAATCTTACACGGAAAATTCGGTGATACGATGGAAACCTTATACACCGCCCGGTTCCACGAATTGTTGGAGGATACTAGACTCGTTTTCGTTTATGATATGCATTTGAACGGAGTATTATACTCGGTGTCTTTGATTTCTGTACAAATCGAAAATCTGGGCCCGAAAAGAACTAAGTTGGTATTTACGGAACACGTGGCCTTCTTAGACGGGTCAACCGACGGAGCCTCCAGCGTCGCTTCTCGCGAAGCTGGAACGGCGGTGCATTTGGACAAACTAACGGAATATTTATCCGAATTGGAATCGGGAGAATGA
- a CDS encoding ArsR/SmtB family transcription factor encodes MLNHSSPSLDRIFYALSDPSRRTIVETLSQKEASVSELAHPLKMSMAAVVQHIQILEESGLIQTSKVGRVRSCKMRPDSLKLVENWLNDRRKFWENNLDRLGEFLESEDRE; translated from the coding sequence ATGCTTAACCATTCTTCACCCTCCTTGGATCGGATCTTTTACGCTCTATCCGATCCTTCTAGGAGGACCATAGTGGAAACTCTAAGTCAGAAGGAAGCCTCCGTGAGTGAACTCGCTCATCCTTTGAAAATGAGTATGGCTGCCGTCGTGCAGCATATTCAGATTTTGGAGGAAAGCGGTCTCATCCAAACGAGTAAGGTCGGTCGGGTTCGCTCTTGCAAAATGAGGCCCGATTCTTTGAAGCTCGTGGAGAATTGGCTAAACGATCGCAGAAAATTTTGGGAGAATAATTTGGATCGTTTAGGTGAATTTTTGGAAAGCGAAGACAGGGAGTAA
- a CDS encoding methyl-accepting chemotaxis protein — protein sequence MTPPQIQKSAKDLFEIETKKADRFFYLLLLAHVPAAFLFSLQYGTWKFVMGSSIAISISATFGFLFFRGRYFLRLLNSVLIMIWSAVFIQSQYGRIEMHFHIFGALAFLLYYRDWKTILPGALFIAVHHGLFSVCQAFEIRVAETPLIAFNYGTGIDIVILHAGFVIFETAILIHFAITFKREFLNQARSLLLMDELRKRNSSIQEEIHTQSVSVYEIMESLVKNSNSVAEKAADQADRLTEITQSMGQISNAIQEVANSTEAQLTATNELGSSFQNLEESFNKMEEGLISTKKLFETAWTHARESEESLKAIEKSIDRIGVSSSATTSKLGAINDIADKVNLLALNASIEAARAGEHGKGFAVVAEEISKLAEQTGRAIKEISRLTREGKNEMERNTEIVQSGTKTISFILSDVDLVKESLDSFFALLAGQMEARRTVGSALRKVDRIAEIVHQATEEEKKGLDEIKSFLDGIQNANSFVSDQALETAAQARKCEELSNSLQRKAEEFAM from the coding sequence ATGACTCCTCCTCAAATTCAGAAATCCGCGAAAGATCTTTTTGAAATCGAAACAAAAAAGGCGGACCGATTCTTCTATCTTTTGCTTTTAGCCCATGTTCCGGCGGCATTTTTATTCTCTCTACAATACGGAACTTGGAAATTCGTAATGGGTAGCTCGATAGCCATCTCCATTTCGGCAACCTTCGGGTTTCTCTTCTTTAGAGGAAGGTATTTTCTTCGTTTATTAAACTCCGTCTTGATCATGATTTGGTCGGCCGTGTTCATTCAGTCCCAGTATGGAAGAATCGAAATGCATTTCCACATATTCGGGGCCCTTGCTTTTCTTCTCTATTACAGGGATTGGAAAACGATTCTTCCGGGAGCACTCTTTATCGCCGTACATCACGGTCTATTCTCCGTATGTCAGGCATTCGAGATAAGAGTCGCCGAAACTCCTCTTATCGCCTTTAACTATGGAACCGGTATAGATATTGTCATACTGCATGCCGGATTCGTAATATTCGAAACCGCTATACTAATTCATTTTGCGATCACTTTTAAACGCGAATTTCTGAATCAAGCCAGAAGCTTACTCCTAATGGATGAACTTAGAAAAAGAAATTCCTCCATCCAGGAAGAGATCCACACCCAATCAGTTTCCGTTTATGAAATCATGGAAAGTTTAGTCAAAAACTCGAACTCTGTCGCGGAAAAGGCCGCCGATCAAGCGGACCGATTAACCGAAATCACTCAAAGTATGGGCCAGATTTCCAATGCCATACAAGAGGTTGCAAATTCTACGGAAGCTCAACTTACCGCCACAAACGAACTCGGGTCCTCCTTTCAAAACTTAGAGGAAAGTTTCAATAAAATGGAAGAAGGCCTAATTTCCACGAAGAAACTCTTCGAAACGGCTTGGACTCATGCAAGAGAATCCGAAGAAAGCCTAAAAGCCATCGAAAAATCGATCGATCGCATCGGTGTTAGTTCGTCCGCTACGACTTCCAAATTGGGAGCCATCAACGATATAGCCGATAAAGTAAATCTCCTAGCCCTGAACGCTTCCATAGAAGCAGCCAGAGCCGGGGAGCACGGTAAGGGTTTTGCGGTCGTTGCGGAGGAGATTTCGAAACTTGCCGAACAAACAGGAAGGGCGATTAAGGAAATCTCACGACTCACAAGAGAAGGAAAGAATGAAATGGAAAGAAACACCGAGATTGTCCAATCCGGTACGAAGACAATTTCTTTTATTCTTTCGGACGTGGATCTCGTGAAAGAAAGCCTAGATTCCTTCTTCGCATTACTTGCCGGACAAATGGAAGCGAGAAGAACCGTCGGTTCTGCCTTGCGGAAAGTGGATCGAATTGCGGAGATCGTACACCAGGCCACGGAGGAAGAAAAGAAAGGATTGGATGAAATTAAGTCCTTTTTAGACGGCATACAGAACGCGAACAGTTTCGTCTCCGACCAGGCTTTGGAAACAGCTGCTCAAGCTCGTAAATGCGAGGAATTGAGCAATTCTTTACAAAGAAAGGCGGAAGAATTTGCCATGTGA
- a CDS encoding SCO family protein, which yields MTLGTFKNILGLLLTIIPLAFFIPFEKSIVISAEKQIPESILEVKGSDYNIKNLREILLGQNSVLYFGYLNCKTVCSGSIGILKKILLSQPENNRLQLVFVTLDPERDRPEHLAKILQVEPTRFHLFSPENSLSAFSIAKEFGTPANKANSSEIEFNHRDAAFLINSNAKILGIIPELKSHWDRNPKLVSRSIIEIFN from the coding sequence ATGACGCTTGGGACTTTCAAAAACATATTGGGATTGTTATTAACAATCATTCCTCTCGCTTTCTTTATACCTTTTGAAAAGTCTATCGTCATATCCGCAGAAAAGCAGATCCCAGAATCTATTCTCGAAGTGAAAGGATCCGACTATAATATTAAGAATCTTCGGGAAATTCTGCTAGGACAAAATAGCGTTCTCTATTTCGGATACCTAAATTGTAAAACCGTATGCAGTGGAAGCATCGGTATACTCAAAAAGATCCTTCTTTCCCAGCCGGAGAATAATCGGCTACAACTTGTATTCGTAACCTTGGATCCGGAACGGGATAGGCCGGAACATCTTGCAAAGATCCTTCAAGTTGAACCGACCCGATTTCATCTTTTCTCACCTGAGAATTCCCTATCCGCATTTTCGATAGCAAAAGAATTCGGGACACCCGCAAACAAAGCAAATTCTTCGGAAATCGAGTTCAATCACCGGGACGCTGCCTTCCTCATAAATTCAAACGCAAAAATCTTGGGAATAATCCCCGAATTGAAAAGCCATTGGGACAGAAATCCGAAATTAGTCTCCCGGTCTATAATTGAAATATTCAACTAA
- a CDS encoding patatin-like phospholipase family protein has protein sequence MSSYFSPGESEQEPIAGIPKAKKNSRALLVAGGGMKGSFAGGALYALGETVPSTFFDLILGVSSGSCAAAYYTTGYETHHSESLKILDIWKKELTGNQLISLLNPFFGKTFLDQEYLIDYLFGAKYRLPSEYLEKKETTPFYVVVTNLAKTRAEYIKATASNVLNLLKAATSLPIATRGKWKVGDQYYGDGGISDPIPIESVIQAGYKDITIVLNSPEDEFSDPIPKLHGWLSYPSNKKLSHMITKVHHTMYNRAVKIIHSPPKGVKIRVISPEESELSMVTTSSKLLNRSVTKGMEAGQRMVANLLAEFSSLRNKSKIFGKLWMPIIRPERK, from the coding sequence ATGAGTTCTTATTTTTCACCCGGAGAATCGGAACAAGAACCGATTGCCGGGATCCCAAAAGCGAAAAAGAATTCAAGGGCCTTACTCGTTGCAGGTGGGGGCATGAAAGGCTCCTTCGCGGGGGGCGCACTCTACGCCTTGGGGGAGACGGTTCCTTCTACTTTCTTCGATTTAATTCTGGGGGTTTCTTCCGGATCCTGCGCCGCAGCTTATTATACTACTGGCTATGAGACGCATCATTCGGAGAGTCTGAAAATTCTGGATATCTGGAAAAAGGAACTCACCGGAAACCAGCTCATTTCCCTTTTAAACCCTTTCTTCGGAAAAACCTTTTTGGACCAGGAATATCTGATCGATTATCTTTTCGGGGCAAAATACAGACTCCCTTCCGAATATCTGGAGAAGAAGGAGACCACTCCTTTCTATGTCGTAGTCACCAATCTTGCCAAGACCAGGGCGGAATACATCAAGGCCACCGCCTCCAACGTCCTGAATCTGCTTAAGGCCGCCACTTCCCTTCCCATTGCGACCAGAGGAAAATGGAAGGTAGGCGACCAATACTACGGAGACGGAGGTATCTCGGATCCAATTCCTATTGAATCGGTGATCCAGGCAGGGTATAAGGATATTACGATCGTCTTAAATAGTCCGGAAGACGAATTTTCGGATCCTATTCCGAAACTCCACGGTTGGCTCTCCTATCCTTCCAATAAAAAACTCTCTCATATGATCACGAAAGTCCACCATACCATGTACAATCGTGCGGTGAAGATCATACATTCTCCGCCCAAGGGAGTGAAAATCCGGGTGATTTCTCCGGAAGAATCGGAACTCAGCATGGTAACCACAAGCTCCAAACTTTTGAATCGCTCCGTTACGAAAGGTATGGAGGCAGGCCAGAGAATGGTTGCAAACTTATTAGCCGAATTCTCCTCCCTTCGCAACAAATCCAAGATTTTCGGAAAGCTATGGATGCCCATCATTCGTCCGGAAAGGAAATAA
- a CDS encoding sigma-70 family RNA polymerase sigma factor produces MLRNWEKDSRLSLSVEAYFRSGDTGEFLTEASEWIWSFGRFRFGLDEDDCAEIVLHFVKDAEHILKNFRDQGYKNFPAFFTSCIRNRSLNERRKKSRRSRSEFITDALYEERFKNPREIPFWKEILEERDRSLELVRSALEELEPKVSLIVKMKHRISLDLREVRVLNRKLRKIPISLREYYREEEDEITRRRLQRKRAVDRLGELYQILNNADFRNLDKWKDCRAGWMSRRSSVPEERSFRKIAYYLGASEHTIRRYYYGAIVSFRKRMELKNIDLREAA; encoded by the coding sequence ATGCTGAGAAATTGGGAAAAAGATTCGCGTTTATCGCTATCCGTAGAGGCGTATTTTCGAAGCGGAGATACGGGAGAATTTCTGACAGAAGCCTCGGAATGGATCTGGAGTTTCGGAAGATTTCGTTTCGGCTTGGACGAGGACGATTGTGCCGAAATCGTTTTGCATTTCGTGAAGGATGCGGAGCATATTCTTAAGAACTTTCGAGACCAGGGTTATAAGAATTTCCCCGCCTTCTTTACCTCTTGTATCCGCAATCGGTCCTTGAACGAAAGGAGAAAGAAATCCAGAAGGAGTCGCTCCGAATTTATTACGGATGCGTTATACGAAGAAAGATTTAAAAACCCGAGAGAGATTCCGTTCTGGAAGGAGATTTTGGAGGAAAGGGATAGAAGCCTGGAACTCGTAAGATCCGCATTGGAGGAATTAGAGCCTAAAGTTTCCTTAATCGTGAAAATGAAACATAGAATTTCCTTGGATTTAAGAGAGGTCCGGGTTTTGAACCGAAAGCTTCGAAAGATTCCGATCAGCCTGAGGGAATATTATAGAGAGGAGGAGGACGAAATTACCAGGAGGAGATTGCAAAGAAAGAGAGCGGTGGATCGACTCGGAGAACTGTATCAGATTTTAAACAATGCGGATTTCAGGAATCTGGACAAATGGAAGGATTGCAGGGCGGGTTGGATGAGCCGTAGGAGTTCCGTGCCGGAGGAAAGAAGTTTTCGTAAAATTGCATACTATCTGGGGGCAAGCGAACATACGATTCGGCGTTATTATTACGGAGCGATCGTATCTTTTCGAAAAAGAATGGAACTCAAGAATATAGATTTGAGAGAGGCGGCTTGA
- a CDS encoding SelL-related redox protein — MKFLTKEILELPIEGRNLIGNKIGENLPQRPVLLVFLRHLGCIFCRETVEDLRRIQSEMGAFPPVLFVHPDSPREGEEFFARFWPEAKAVADPDAKLYDLAEISEGSLVELAGPEVWVSALRALTKGNFYGIQGKNILRMPGVFLTLKDRILWTHFYRHIGDEPDWTKIPGCTPLPTDDYDPGILPA; from the coding sequence ATGAAATTTCTAACCAAAGAAATCCTGGAACTTCCGATCGAAGGAAGAAATCTAATCGGCAATAAAATCGGTGAGAACCTTCCCCAAAGACCCGTACTACTCGTTTTCTTGAGACATCTGGGCTGTATTTTTTGCAGGGAGACCGTAGAAGACTTAAGGCGCATCCAATCCGAAATGGGGGCCTTTCCTCCTGTATTATTCGTGCATCCGGATTCTCCTAGAGAAGGGGAAGAATTCTTTGCCCGGTTTTGGCCGGAGGCAAAAGCGGTGGCGGATCCGGATGCGAAACTTTACGATTTGGCGGAAATTTCGGAAGGTAGTCTGGTGGAACTCGCGGGACCGGAAGTGTGGGTAAGCGCTCTTCGAGCCCTGACTAAGGGAAATTTTTATGGAATCCAGGGTAAGAATATTCTAAGAATGCCGGGAGTCTTTCTGACCCTAAAAGATAGAATACTTTGGACTCATTTCTATCGGCATATAGGAGACGAGCCGGATTGGACCAAAATTCCCGGATGTACACCGTTACCGACCGACGATTACGATCCGGGAATTTTACCTGCGTAA
- a CDS encoding TerC family protein has translation MDLPLIDAAVSLLTLTAMEIVLGIDNIVFLSIVVGKLPKASQAGARSIGLLGALFFRIALLFTVSWLASLTNGLFHVGSFIVTGRDLIMLGGGLFLIAKSTSEIHHKIEDGDSPVETGGGSSFLNIIIQVIILDIIFSVDSIITAVGLSGNLTIMVLAVIISLVIMLAFSGKVSDFINEHPTMKILALSFLIMIGVMLFADGLHFHIPKGYIYFAMAFSLLVEFINMRVRKADRTK, from the coding sequence ATGGATTTACCTCTCATCGACGCGGCAGTCTCCCTTTTAACCTTAACCGCGATGGAGATCGTTCTAGGAATCGACAATATAGTTTTTCTTTCGATCGTCGTAGGAAAACTTCCCAAAGCCAGTCAAGCCGGTGCGAGGAGTATCGGTCTACTCGGCGCCTTATTTTTTAGAATCGCTCTATTGTTCACCGTAAGTTGGTTGGCAAGCCTGACGAACGGACTCTTCCATGTGGGAAGTTTCATAGTGACGGGAAGGGACCTAATCATGTTAGGCGGAGGCCTCTTCCTGATCGCCAAAAGTACCAGTGAAATTCACCATAAGATAGAAGACGGAGACTCTCCCGTGGAAACCGGAGGCGGATCTTCCTTTCTGAATATCATAATTCAGGTGATCATACTAGATATCATCTTCTCCGTAGATTCGATTATAACTGCAGTGGGACTTTCCGGAAATCTGACCATCATGGTACTCGCGGTAATCATCTCTCTAGTGATCATGCTCGCATTTTCTGGAAAGGTCAGCGATTTCATTAACGAACATCCCACTATGAAAATTTTAGCCCTCTCCTTTCTCATTATGATCGGAGTCATGCTGTTCGCCGACGGATTGCATTTCCATATCCCGAAAGGATATATTTATTTTGCGATGGCCTTTTCCCTGCTCGTGGAATTCATAAATATGCGGGTTCGTAAGGCAGATCGGACGAAATAA
- a CDS encoding acyl-CoA--6-aminopenicillanic acid acyltransferase, translating to MCDTFVATPDITGSGKMIFGKNSDREPNEAQCLVRYPEKNHKEDSVRATFRDIPQSKKTFEVLLSRPFHMWGAEMGANSKGVVIGNEAVFTRLPIQKKNDGLTGMDLLRLALERSESASDARDLILEYLERFGQDACGGYLDRGFFYHNSFIIADPHEAFVLETADRFWAWKKIQGFYSISNGLTLGSDYDGLHSGAIDYARSKGWLKKGETFSFSDAFSDFLFTTFSKCKIRREITKSGGEFFQGKFKIEDAMQILRLEGKRNPDQSLHSDAAGFPISNPRFSPTTPGMGSVCLHASGPLAPNQTTGSFVAELDDNPHRSQFWATGTSIPSISLFLPFSIPGKSFIEGDIVQPGATPDASLWWTHEILYRLSLRNYSKAVSVFSAELKEVQEKFLRKAALLYSEKRKESGLDSLTVPASEEASKLYKKWKRQVIELVIKRNVFPSYGFSPLYSSSWAIWNRKARIKPSVLISSDLPYEPAYL from the coding sequence ATGTGCGATACCTTTGTAGCCACTCCGGATATTACCGGATCCGGAAAGATGATCTTCGGAAAAAATTCGGATCGAGAACCTAACGAGGCGCAATGCTTGGTTCGATATCCTGAAAAAAATCATAAAGAGGATTCTGTCCGAGCGACTTTTAGGGATATCCCACAGTCCAAAAAAACTTTCGAGGTTCTTCTTTCACGTCCCTTTCATATGTGGGGAGCCGAAATGGGAGCCAATTCGAAGGGAGTTGTGATCGGAAACGAAGCGGTCTTTACTAGATTGCCCATCCAAAAGAAAAACGACGGACTTACCGGAATGGATTTACTTCGCCTGGCCTTGGAACGTTCCGAATCCGCATCCGATGCTCGCGATTTGATTCTGGAGTATCTGGAGAGATTCGGCCAAGACGCATGCGGTGGTTATCTTGATCGCGGTTTCTTTTATCACAATAGTTTTATCATCGCGGATCCTCACGAAGCGTTCGTTTTGGAAACCGCGGACCGATTTTGGGCATGGAAGAAGATACAAGGTTTCTATTCCATCTCCAACGGCTTGACCTTGGGATCCGATTACGACGGGCTACATTCCGGGGCCATAGATTATGCGAGATCCAAGGGTTGGCTGAAAAAAGGGGAGACCTTCTCTTTTAGTGACGCATTCTCCGACTTTCTGTTTACTACATTCAGTAAATGTAAAATAAGGAGGGAGATCACAAAAAGCGGAGGAGAATTCTTTCAGGGAAAATTCAAGATAGAGGATGCGATGCAAATCCTAAGACTGGAGGGTAAAAGAAATCCGGACCAATCCTTGCATTCCGACGCCGCAGGCTTTCCCATTTCGAATCCAAGATTTTCTCCCACGACTCCGGGGATGGGATCCGTATGCTTACACGCAAGCGGCCCTTTGGCTCCCAATCAGACTACCGGGTCCTTCGTCGCTGAATTGGACGATAATCCCCATCGTTCCCAATTCTGGGCTACAGGCACTTCTATCCCTTCCATTTCTTTATTCCTTCCGTTCTCGATTCCCGGAAAATCCTTTATAGAGGGAGATATCGTTCAACCAGGTGCGACGCCCGATGCCTCCCTTTGGTGGACTCACGAAATTCTTTACCGTTTATCCCTAAGAAATTATTCCAAGGCGGTTTCCGTTTTCAGTGCCGAATTAAAGGAGGTGCAGGAAAAATTCTTACGGAAAGCGGCCCTTCTATATTCGGAAAAAAGAAAGGAATCCGGTTTGGATTCTCTTACCGTTCCCGCCTCGGAAGAAGCTTCCAAATTATATAAGAAATGGAAGCGTCAAGTAATCGAGCTTGTGATTAAGCGAAACGTGTTTCCGTCTTACGGATTTTCCCCTTTGTATTCCTCAAGCTGGGCGATTTGGAATAGGAAAGCTAGGATTAAACCGTCCGTCCTTATTTCGTCCGATCTGCCTTACGAACCCGCATATTTATGA
- a CDS encoding PP2C family protein-serine/threonine phosphatase translates to MSTRNTFSNKPTLEETVGNLKEFLLNESLSRFRFAMTLFIFFSGFGLLLGDPGELGLYDPRWIRIAHVSLICLSIYSSFRFPNFRKYCEAVLLIHFGIISVHSFYLLYANGLYLGYLFGLILVVFSTGVSISNRRVLIPVLLLFIAGAFFVGMHVQNPRIEVGMYYFGLISSSLLSILVIGFRMRTFETLLEADVQLEKFRSNIEEELTLAQSTQKSLVDLEFPRFGDFRIYAMFKPLESVGGDVIKSHIGNNGNLDVFFADAAGHGISAAMVSAMAVLGFKTAASVAETPAQGLILIHESLISMIRGFFITAVYLRLDKERKSLTYSYAGHHPALLIKKDGSVHQLEGRGTVLLALPKILSRNYDVSLEPGDRIFLFSDGLFEFFDKDKRFFGYESFLGLTEEYTSFYGQEFLETIGEAVLGLNHFPLKDDMTMLLVELN, encoded by the coding sequence ATGTCTACAAGGAACACTTTCTCCAACAAGCCGACACTTGAAGAAACCGTAGGGAACTTAAAGGAATTCTTATTAAACGAATCCCTTTCTCGATTCAGGTTCGCGATGACCCTTTTCATCTTCTTTTCCGGTTTCGGGCTCCTCTTGGGAGACCCCGGAGAATTGGGACTTTACGATCCGCGCTGGATCCGAATCGCTCATGTTTCTCTAATCTGTCTGTCCATCTATTCCAGCTTTCGATTCCCGAATTTCAGGAAATATTGCGAAGCCGTTCTGCTTATCCATTTCGGTATCATAAGCGTACATTCTTTTTATCTTTTGTATGCCAACGGACTCTATCTGGGGTATCTATTCGGATTGATCCTGGTAGTTTTTAGCACAGGTGTATCGATTAGCAATCGCAGGGTTCTTATTCCGGTCCTTCTTCTTTTCATTGCCGGCGCCTTCTTTGTAGGAATGCATGTCCAAAATCCCAGAATCGAAGTGGGAATGTATTATTTCGGACTGATTTCCTCATCCTTACTTTCCATTCTTGTAATCGGATTTCGGATGAGAACTTTCGAAACTCTCTTGGAAGCGGACGTTCAATTGGAGAAGTTCAGATCCAATATAGAGGAAGAATTGACCCTGGCTCAGTCCACTCAAAAGAGTCTCGTGGATTTGGAATTTCCTAGGTTCGGAGATTTTAGAATCTATGCCATGTTCAAGCCTTTGGAAAGCGTGGGCGGGGACGTCATCAAGAGTCATATAGGAAACAACGGAAACCTGGATGTTTTCTTTGCGGATGCCGCAGGCCACGGAATTTCTGCCGCGATGGTTTCCGCTATGGCGGTCTTAGGATTTAAGACGGCAGCCTCGGTTGCGGAAACGCCGGCGCAAGGTCTTATTCTAATACACGAATCTCTTATCAGTATGATTCGAGGTTTTTTTATTACCGCGGTGTATTTGAGGCTGGATAAGGAAAGGAAAAGTCTTACTTATTCTTATGCAGGTCATCATCCCGCCTTGTTAATCAAAAAGGACGGTTCCGTTCACCAGCTAGAAGGTAGAGGCACCGTACTTCTCGCCTTGCCGAAAATTCTAAGTAGGAATTACGACGTTTCTCTGGAACCGGGAGATAGGATTTTTTTATTTTCCGACGGACTATTCGAATTCTTCGACAAGGATAAGCGATTCTTCGGTTACGAATCCTTTCTCGGGCTTACGGAAGAATATACTTCCTTCTACGGTCAGGAATTCTTGGAGACCATAGGTGAGGCCGTCTTGGGATTAAATCATTTTCCTTTAAAGGACGATATGACCATGCTTCTTGTAGAATTGAACTAA
- a CDS encoding acyl-CoA thioesterase, with protein MSKPEKYPYSVQQKVAWGDMDAFGHVNNVVYARYFETARASYFDDMGLWESPQKPMGGGPVLTHLEMDYRKQVRFPETVEISLKLESVKNRSFSMICTMWNRAGECVLTGRAELLWFNFSTGKPAAIPDVYKEHFLQQADT; from the coding sequence ATGTCCAAGCCGGAAAAATATCCGTATAGCGTGCAGCAAAAAGTGGCCTGGGGCGATATGGATGCGTTCGGCCACGTGAATAACGTAGTTTATGCCAGATATTTCGAGACTGCCAGGGCCTCTTACTTCGACGATATGGGACTTTGGGAATCTCCCCAAAAGCCTATGGGTGGCGGTCCGGTTCTAACTCATCTGGAAATGGATTATAGAAAGCAGGTTCGTTTTCCGGAAACCGTTGAAATTTCTTTAAAATTGGAATCGGTAAAAAATCGTTCCTTTAGTATGATTTGCACAATGTGGAACCGAGCGGGGGAATGCGTCTTGACTGGAAGAGCGGAGCTGTTATGGTTCAACTTCTCTACCGGCAAGCCGGCGGCGATTCCCGATGTCTACAAGGAACACTTTCTCCAACAAGCCGACACTTGA
- a CDS encoding tetratricopeptide repeat protein — translation MNKIIKIALILSISTAIYAESDTTLVESSLKNYTPETDVQLANKLTALGSLKQKTRDYEGAISFYDQSLALRTKMGDKESQGYALVLYLKSISEFRLGKSCQALENIKEVIQVYQKIGDLDSALHAEEEGLKKYQEACGLVMGNQQSLTFNKD, via the coding sequence ATGAACAAAATTATTAAAATTGCCCTAATTTTAAGCATCTCCACTGCAATATATGCAGAATCTGATACTACACTGGTAGAGAGTTCGCTCAAAAACTACACACCAGAAACAGATGTCCAGTTAGCAAATAAACTAACTGCTCTCGGAAGCTTAAAGCAAAAAACCAGAGATTATGAAGGTGCCATTTCTTTTTACGATCAATCTTTAGCCCTCAGAACCAAAATGGGAGATAAAGAAAGCCAAGGATATGCACTGGTGCTCTATTTGAAGTCCATCTCGGAATTCCGCCTGGGTAAATCCTGCCAAGCCTTGGAAAACATAAAAGAAGTTATACAAGTATACCAAAAGATTGGTGACCTTGATTCCGCTCTCCACGCAGAAGAAGAAGGTCTGAAAAAGTACCAGGAAGCATGTGGCCTTGTTATGGGAAACCAGCAAAGCCTGACATTTAATAAGGACTGA
- the hpf gene encoding ribosome hibernation-promoting factor, HPF/YfiA family has product MKIVYNWKNLDHSGAAEDYAGKKMERVSKYIQKLVSMEISFEQVHGLINANLNLAADGSKFNAQHEDKDIYSCIDGLEDKIVKQVSKHHDKKAAH; this is encoded by the coding sequence ATGAAAATCGTTTACAATTGGAAGAATTTAGATCATTCCGGGGCTGCGGAAGACTATGCCGGTAAAAAAATGGAAAGGGTTTCCAAATACATCCAAAAGCTGGTTTCTATGGAGATCTCCTTCGAGCAGGTTCACGGACTCATCAACGCCAATTTAAATTTAGCCGCAGACGGCAGTAAATTCAACGCACAACACGAAGACAAAGACATCTACTCCTGCATCGACGGGTTGGAGGACAAAATCGTGAAGCAAGTCAGCAAGCATCACGATAAAAAAGCCGCTCATTGA